One region of Acidobacteriota bacterium genomic DNA includes:
- a CDS encoding dienelactone hydrolase family protein, translating into LGDRVTVDILPGADHAYTWPDAHSYNEAAAERAWSQSLALFGDVLAPARG; encoded by the coding sequence CCCTCGGCGACCGGGTCACCGTCGACATACTGCCCGGGGCCGACCACGCCTACACGTGGCCGGACGCGCATTCGTACAACGAGGCCGCCGCGGAGCGTGCCTGGTCCCAGTCGCTGGCCCTGTTCGGAGACGTGCTGGCCCCAGCCCGTGGCTGA